One segment of Calypte anna isolate BGI_N300 chromosome 4A, bCalAnn1_v1.p, whole genome shotgun sequence DNA contains the following:
- the CSGALNACT1 gene encoding chondroitin sulfate N-acetylgalactosaminyltransferase 1, with the protein MMLRRGFILFLPRLVGLLVVACCSVSIVYMLACTPKGNNQQLALPRVHSPTAKEGYEAILHQREEQHRNYITSLKKKIAQLKAELQGRSKQLKNVQDQYPDPLDIRLDHSNPEKAQANLLAFLHSQINKAEVHSGVKLSTEYAAVPFESFTLQKVYQLETGLTRHPEEKPVRKDKRDELVEVIELAVGSLNNPEGDKNAKHHVYTASDFVEGIYRTEKDKGTLYELTFKGDTKHQFKKIVLFRPFGPVMEVKNENVNMADTLINVIVPLAKRASKFRQFMQNFREMGIQQDGRIHLTVVYFGKEQMNEVKSILENTSKSANFKNFTFIQLNEEFSRGKGLDVGARFWKGNNVVLFFCDVDIYFTAEFLNSCRLNTQPGKKVFYPVLFSQYNPSIIYGHHDSIPSLEQQLIIKKETGFWRDFGFGMTCQYRSDFINIGGFDLEIKGWGGEDVHLYRKYLHSNLIVIRTPVRGLFHLWHEKQCPDELTPEQYKMCMQSKAMNEASHGQLGMLVFKQEIEAHLHKQKLSSKKT; encoded by the exons ATGATGCTCCGAAGAGGATTTATTCTATTTCTCCCTCGACTTGTTGGCTTGCTAGTGGTGGCCTGTTGCTCAGTGTCTATTGTTTACATGTTGGCTTGTACACCCAAGGGGAACAACCAGCAGCTTGCCTTGCCCAGGGTGCACAGCCCAACTGCAAAGGAGGGTTATGAAGCCATTCTGCACCAGCGAGAGGAGCAACACCGCAATTACATCACcagcttgaagaaaaaaattgcccaGCTGAAAGCTGAGCTCCAGGGTAGGAGCAAACAGCTTAAGAATGTGCAGGATCAGTACCCAGACCCTTTGGACATTCGTCTCGACCACAGTAACCCAGAGAAGGCCCAAGCTAACCTCCTGGCTTTCCTCCATTCCCAAATAAACAAGGCAGAGGTCCACAGTGGTGTTAAGCTCTCCACAGAGTATGCGGCTGTGCCCTTTGAGAGCTTTACCCTGCAGAAGGTGTACCAGCTGGAGACAGGGCTCACACGTCACCCAGAAGAGAAACCTGTAAGGAAGGATAAAAGAGATGAGTTGGTAGAGGTGATTGAGTTAGCTGTTGGGAGTTTGAACAATCCAGAGGGGGACAAGAATGCAAAACACCATGTATATACAGCCTCTGACTTCGTTGAAG gGATCTACCgcacagaaaaagacaaaggcACATTGTATGAGCTGACTTTCAAAGGAGACACAAAACATCAGTTCAAGAAGATTGTTTTATTCCGGCCATTTGGTCCTGTGatggaagtgaaaaatgaaaatgtcaacATGGCTGACACCCTTATTAATGTCATTGTGCCACTGGCCAAGAGAGCCAGCAAATTTCGGCAGTTCATGCAGAATTTCAG GGAAATGGGCATCCAGCAGGATGGGAGAATTCACCTTACTGTAGTCTACTTtggaaaagaacaaatgaaTGAAGTTAAATCAATACTTGAAAATACTTCCAA GTCAGCCAACTTCAAGAACTTTACCTTCATCCAGTTGAATGAAGAATTTTCCAGGGGCAAAGGGTTAGATGTCGGTGCTCGGTTTTGGAAAGGAAACAATGTTGTTCTCTTCTTCTGTGATGTGGACATCTACTTCACAGCTGAATTCCTGAACTCCTGTAGATTGAACACGCAGCCAG GGAAAAAGGTGTTTTATCCTGTTCTCTTCAGCCAGTATAACCCCAGTATAATTTATGGCCACCACGATTCCATCCCCTCTTTAGAACAGCAGCTG attattaaaaaagaaactgggTTTTGGAGAGACTTTGGTTTTGGGATGACTTGTCAGTACAGATCTGATTTTATCAACATAG GTGGCTTTGATCTGGAGATTAAAGGCTGGGGTGGTGAAGATGTGCACCTCTACCGCAAATACCTTCACAGCAACCTCATCGTGATCCGGACGCCTGTCAGAGGGCTCTTCCACCTGTGGCATGAAAAGCAGTGTCCTGATGAGCTGACCCCAGAACAGTACAAAATGTGCATGCAGTCCAAAGCCATGAATGAAGCTTCTCATGGCCAGCTTGGGATGCTTGTTTTCAAGCAAGAGATTGAAGCACACCTGCACAAACAGAAACTGAGCAGCAAGAAGACATGA
- the SH2D4A gene encoding SH2 domain-containing protein 4A, which yields MLKQILSDMYIDPDLLAELSEEQKQILFFKMRQEQIRQWKEREAAADKAPAKRPLPKKVNGKSVTWKLGADNDVWVWVMGEHPSDKSYAAICEEIQAQRAKRLAGEQGKEGSETDSSVAQSLHPQPGVLGETDLLGNKKSTVEEEKKDGRKSAAAATTGKSWEVTKRKTRDVHQMLADCYLRKPGFQQAKEAQRRNSGEETTAPRGATPQSHPSSESQRTLQKLDENEPEWQESLRKSKAADEKRRSLAQQARDDYRRLSLQGIHRGKQEDISKGATARDQRPLQYPPLPPKPKLLPPPLANGRVVGKEGIQRTISSSTKESIIKWFKEEQFPLRAGYQKTTDTIAPWFHGILTSKKAEDLLNKRAPGSFLVRVSEKMKGYVLSYRSVEGCKHFLIDASSDSYSFLGVDQLQHSTLADLVDYHKEEPITSLGKELLLYPCGQEDQEADYFCLFE from the exons ATGCTGAAACAGATACTATCAGACATGTACATCGATCCTGACCTGCTGGCAGAACTCAGTGAGGAGCAGAAGCAGATCCTTTTCTTCAAGATGAGGCAGGAACAGATAAGACagtggaaggaaagagaagctgcTGCCGACAAAGCTCCAGCAAAGAGGCCATTGCCAAAAAAAG TCAATGGGAAGTCGGTGACATGGAAGCTCGGCGCTGACAACGATGTCTGGGTCTGGGTGATGGGTGAGCATCCTTCAGACAAATCATATGCAGCCATCTGTGAAGAGATCCAGGCACAAAGGGCAAAGAGGTTAGCAGGAGAGCAAGGCAAGGAGGGCAG TGAGACTGACTCTTCTGTAGCACAGTCTCTGCATCCCCAGCCAGGAGTCCTGGGTGAAACAGATCTTCTTGGgaacaaaaaaagcactgtggaggaagagaagaaagatgggagaaaaagtgctgctgctgctacaacAGGGAAAAGCTGGGAGGTCACAAAG AGAAAAACCAGGGATGTTCACCAGATGCTGGCAGACTGCTACTTGAGGAAGCCTGGCTTCCAACAG GCAAAGGAAGCACAGAGGAGAAATTCAGGAGAAGAGACTACAGCCCCCCGGGGGGCAACACCACAGAGCCACCCCAGCTCAGAGAGCCAGAGGACACTGCAGAAATTGGATGAGAATGAGCCTGAATGGCAGGAATCCT TGCGGAAATCCAAGGCAGCAGATGAGAAGAGGAGGTCCCTTGCACAGCAAGCTAGGGATGACTACAGGAGGCTTTCACTGCAGGGCATCcacagaggaaagcaggaggatATTTCCAAGGGTGCCACAGCAAGAGATCAGCGACCACTCCAATATCCACCTCTTCCCCCCAAGCCTAAGCTTCTCCCTCCTCCGTTGGCAAACGGGAGAGTGGTTGG GAAAGAGGGGATCCAGAGGACAATCTCCAGTTCCACCAAAGAAAGCATCATCAAGTGGTTCAAAGAGGAGCAATTCCCTCTCCGAGCTGGCTACCAGAAAACCACGGACACGATAGCACCTTGGTTCCATG GTATCCTAACCTCTAAGAAAGCTGAGGATCTTCTGAATAAAAGAGCACCAGGAAGTTTTCTGGTCCGAGTCAGTGAGAAAATGAAAGGCTATGTGCTCTCCTATCGCTCTGTGGAAGGCTGCAAACACTTCCTCATTGATGCCTCCAGTGATTCCTACAGCTTTCTTGGAGTGGACCAGCTGCAACATTCAACACTGGCTGACCTTGTAGACTATCACAAG GAAGAACCCATCACTTCCTTGGGGAAGGAGCTTTTGCTTTACCCGTGTGGACAAGAGGACCAAGAAGCAgattatttctgtctctttgaGTGA